A DNA window from Bombus huntii isolate Logan2020A chromosome 10, iyBomHunt1.1, whole genome shotgun sequence contains the following coding sequences:
- the LOC126869971 gene encoding mothers against decapentaplegic homolog 4 isoform X4 encodes MVGLAGGGGHLYPSPPMQPNPELREMTGIAPSAPTSADACLSIVHSLMCHRQGGESEGFSKRAIESLVKKLKEKRDELDSLITAITTNGAHPSKCVTIQRTLDGRLQVAGRKGFPHVIYARIWRWPDLHKNELKHVKYCQFAFDLKCDSVCVNPYHYERVVSPGIDPFFTDLSGLTLQSGVGIGPGGRLVKDEYSVGGGGSAAAGAVGSAMDVDGEMNQTIQHHPPAQPTSSNSTQPSQQTFIPGLAPPNPTSGEGMFGSNGGGNNGGNPHNKLDDNNCPRQTWIPTPHHPTTRNIHHRSQQQSLSTSSGGSGAQILSPSQGQSTETFYGTNTPPQDLNQPPTVDALAASLGEGQNSPVSPVHLHHPSGFPVGTAAYNSGAPQWTGPNTLTYTQSMQPPDHRHLHPTSYWGGHGGEVGGNIGGLLSTQPAPEYWCSVGYFELDTQVGETFKVSSSCPTVTVDGYVDPSGGNRFCLGALSNVHRTEQSEKARLHIGKGVVLDLRGEGDVWLRCLSEHSVFVQSYYLDREAGRAPGDAVHKIYPSAYIKVFDLRQCHKQMRGQAATAQAAAAAQAAAVAGHLTHGAPITKSLSAAAGIGVDDLRRLCILRLSFVKGWGPDYPRQSIKETPCWIEVHLHRALQLLDEVLHTMPIDGPRGIE; translated from the exons ATGGTTGGATTGGCGGGCGGGGGAGGTCATCTGTATCCCTCGCCCCCAATGCAACCTAATCCAGAAT TGAGAGAAATGACTGGAATTGCTCCTAGTGCACCGACAAGTGCGGATGCTTGTTTAAGTATTGTACATTCTCTCATGTGTCATCGTCAAGGAGGTGAAAGTGAAGGATTTAGTAAGAGAGCTATTGAATCATTGGTTAAAAAGCTTAAG GAGAAACGAGATGAATTAGATAGCTTAATAACTGCTATTACTACAAATGGAGCTCATCCCAGTAAATGTGTTACGATACAAAGAACTCTAGATGGTAGGCTACAAGTTGCTGGTCGTAAGGGTTTCCCACATGTTATTTATGCTCGAATCTGGAGATGGCCGGATTTACACAAGAATGAATTGAAACACGTCAAGTACTGCCAATTTGCTTTTGACTTAAAATGTGATTCTGTATGTGTAAATCCATATCACTATGAGAGAGTTGTATCTCCTGGCATAG ACCCGTTCTTTACAGACCTATCTGGACTAACTCTGCAATCAGGAGTAGGCATAGGACCAGGTGGTAGATTAGTCAAAGATGAATATTCAGTTGGTGGTGGAGGAAGTGCAGCTGCTGGAGCAGTAGGATCCGCAATGGATGTTGATGGAGAAATGAACCAAACTATTCAACATCATCCACCTGCTCAACCCACTTCGTCTAATAGCACTCAACCATCTCAACAGACTTTTATACCAGGTCTAGCACCGCCTAATCCAA CTAGTGGTGAGGGTATGTTTGGCAGTAATGGGGGAGGGAATAATGGTGGTAATCCACACAATAAATTGGATGACAATAATTGCCCCAGACAAACCTGGATTCCTACACCTCATCATCCTACAACACGTAACATTCATCATC GTAGCCAACAGCAGTCATTGAGTACATCTAGTGGAGGCAGTGGGGCACAGATACTGAGCCCTTCACAAGGACAATCCACTGAAACATTTTATGGAACAAATACACCTCCTCAAGATCTTAATCAACCACCTACTGTTGATGCATTAGCAGCATCTTTAG GTGAAGGTCAAAATTCTCCTGTATCACCTGTACACCTTCATCATCCAAGTGGATTTCCAGTAGGTACAGCTGCTTATAATTCAGGAGCACCACAGTGGACTGGACCTAATACTCTTACATATACTCAAAGTATGCAGCCTCCAGATCATAGACATCTTCATCCTACCTCCTATT GGGGTGGCCATGGAGGTGAAGTAGGTGGAAACATTGGTGGTTTATTATCTACACAGCCAGCACCAGAATATTGGTGTTCAGTTGGTTACTTTGAATTAGATACTCAAGTAGGCGAAACGTTTAAAGTAAGCAGCAGTTGCCCTACCGTAACAGTCGATGGTTATGTCGATCCAAGCGGCGGTAATAGATTTTGCTTAGGAGCTTTGAGTAATGTACACAGAACAGAACAAAGCGAAAAAGCTCGTCTTCATATAG GAAAAGGAGTTGTGTTAGATTTAAGGGGCGAAGGAGACGTTTGGTTAAGATGCCTAAGTGAACATAGTGTTTTTGTACAGTCTTATTATTTAGACAGGGAAGCAGGTCGTGCACCCGGTGACGCTGTGCATAAAATTTATCCCTCTGCATATATTAAAGTCTTTGATTTACGGCAATGTCATAAGCAAATGAGAGGACAAGCCGCTACTGCACAAGCCGCAGCTGCGGCACAAGCGGCAGCTGTAGCGGGACACTTAACGCACGGTGCACCAATTACGAAAA GTCTTAGTGCAGCAGCAGGAATAGGTGTAGATGATCTTCGACGACTTTGCATTTTGCGTTTAAGTTTTGTAAAGGGTTGGGGTCCTGATTATCCACGACAAAGTATAAAAGAAACTCCATGCTGGATAGAG GTGCACTTACATCGAGCCCTTCAATTGCTGGATGAAGTCTTGCATACTATGCCAATAGATGGTCCACGGggaattgaataa